A section of the Prionailurus bengalensis isolate Pbe53 chromosome C2, Fcat_Pben_1.1_paternal_pri, whole genome shotgun sequence genome encodes:
- the FAM43A gene encoding protein FAM43A has protein sequence MLPWKKHKFELLAEAPPRQASKPKGYAVSLHYSALSSLARACPEGALSRVGSMFRSKRKKLHITSEDPTYTVLYLGNATTIQARGDGCTDLAVGKIWSKSEAGRQGTKMKLTVSAQGIRMVHAEERALRRPGHLYLLHRVTYCVADARLPKVFAWVYRHELKHKAVMLRCHAVLVSKPEKAQAMALLLYQTSANALAEFKRLKRRDDARHQQQELVGAHTIPLVPLRKLLLHGPCCYKPPVERSRSAPKLGSITEDLLGEQQEQELQEEEEEEHTEGCLEEEEEEEDRVGEEDPAAEEAEEQRALVVAMHLECGDLLDTLESGREEALGGGGDSVGPGAGPPPLLLGSASDVKAELSQLINDLGELSFGNDVRSLQADLRVTRLLSGESTGSESSIEGGGLDASSATAGDRSGPDDSAGPEEPH, from the coding sequence ATGCTGCCGTGGAAGAAGCACAAGTTCGAGCTGCTGGCCGAGGCGCCGCCACGGCAGGCGTCCAAGCCCAAGGGCTACGCGGTGAGCCTGCACTACTCCGCGCTCAGCTCGCTGGCGCGGGCGTGCCCCGAAGGCGCGCTCAGCCGGGTGGGCAGCATGTTCCGCTCCAAGCGCAAGAAACTGCACATCACCAGCGAGGACCCCACTTACACCGTGCTCTACCTGGGCAATGCCACCACCATCCAGGCGCGCGGCGACGGCTGCACTGACCTAGCGGTGGGCAAGATCTGGAGCAAGAGCGAGGCGGGCCGTCAGGGCACCAAGATGAAGCTGACTGTGAGTGCGCAGGGCATCCGCATGGTGCACGCCGAGGAGCGCGCACTGCGCCGCCCGGGCCACCTCTACCTGCTGCACCGCGTTACCTATTGCGTGGCGGACGCTCGGCTGCCCAAGGTCTTCGCCTGGGTATACCGGCACGAGCTCAAGCACAAGGCGGTAATGCTGCGCTGCCACGCGGTGCTGGTGTCCAAGCCCGAGAAAGCGCAGGCCATGGCCCTGCTGCTCTACCAGACGTCGGCCAACGCACTCGCGGAATTTAAAAGGCTCAAGCGGCGGGACGATGCGCGTCACCAGCAGCAGGAGCTGGTGGGCGCGCACACCATCCCGCTAGTGCCGCTGCGCAAGCTGCTCCTGCACGGACCCTGCTGCTACAAGCCGCCGGTGGAACGCAGCCGCAGCGCGCCCAAGCTGGGCTCCATCACCGAGGACTTGCTCGGCGAACAGCAGGAGCAGGAGctgcaggaagaagaggaagaggagcacaccgagggctgcctggaggaggaggaggaggaggaggaccgcGTTGGGGAGGAGGACCCGGCAGCGGAAGAGGCCGAGGAGCAGCGGGCGCTGGTGGTGGCCATGCACTTGGAATGCGGGGACTTGCTGGACACGCTGGAGAGTGGCCGCGAGGAGGCGCTAGGGGGTGGCGGGGACTCGGTGGGCCCCGGGGCTGGGCCGCCGCCTCTGCTGCTGGGCAGCGCCTCTGACGTGAAGGCCGAGCTGTCGCAGCTTATTAACGACCTTGGCGAGCTCAGCTTCGGCAACGACGTGCGCAGCCTGCAGGCCGACTTGCGGGTGACGCGCCTGCTGTCCGGCGAGAGCACCGGCAGCGAGAGCTCCATCGAAGGTGGGGGCCTGGACGCCTCCTCGGCCACCGCCGGGGACCGGTCGGGCCCTGACGACAGCGCGGGCCCAGAGGAGCCCCACTAG